A DNA window from Mariprofundus aestuarium contains the following coding sequences:
- a CDS encoding Ppx/GppA phosphatase family protein: MELTSLIADDALPDHSALVAAIDVGSNAMRLGIAIRDAAGTPTLVQRYREPVRLGHDAFTSGTFSPQTIEDALEAFRQFRRILDQHQIEKYRATATSAMRDSRNGKELAKRILDETGIDLHLISGEEEARLVHYSISRRVDLDDKFTVLIDMGGGSVEVTICDDGEVIAAQSFKIGTVRLLEMLGQEGDFNTLLSEYLDGTRKKLREQIGRRKADLCVATGGNASAIGELAFQILDTESATSISRKQLKKLIKKLSKLSFEERIRDLGLRPDRADVILPAAMVFHEIMKLSQAKEMVMPDASLMDGIVLDMMDSEDLTFHSQRRNLIAWARSLKSKYHVDRKYGKEVAGLALVLFDQSRELHALNHRDRLLLEVAAMVHEIGMYVRVGGHHRHASYLISVAPLLGLNDNEKSLLAQLVRYQRKGPPSDSHKEFSELSKSAQLKVWQLSALLRLAIALNKERRNRISRLSLTVAPETAALHIEGSGDMLLERWAALQTADYFKEAFGLSLHIDLEQSN; this comes from the coding sequence ATGGAACTGACCAGTCTTATTGCAGATGATGCACTGCCCGACCACAGCGCTCTGGTCGCCGCTATTGATGTCGGCTCCAATGCCATGCGCCTTGGCATCGCCATTCGCGATGCCGCAGGCACACCTACACTGGTTCAACGCTACAGGGAACCTGTCCGTCTTGGCCATGACGCCTTTACCAGCGGCACCTTCAGCCCGCAGACCATAGAGGATGCACTGGAGGCATTCCGGCAGTTTCGCCGCATCCTTGATCAGCATCAGATTGAGAAATACCGTGCCACAGCCACAAGTGCGATGCGTGACTCTAGGAATGGCAAGGAGCTGGCCAAACGTATTTTGGATGAGACAGGTATCGACCTGCACCTGATCAGCGGTGAAGAGGAGGCGCGACTGGTGCACTACTCGATCAGCCGCCGCGTGGATCTGGATGATAAATTCACTGTACTGATCGACATGGGTGGCGGCAGCGTGGAGGTCACCATATGTGATGATGGTGAGGTGATCGCCGCCCAGAGTTTTAAGATCGGCACGGTTCGTCTGCTGGAGATGCTCGGTCAGGAGGGTGACTTCAACACCCTGCTATCGGAGTACCTTGATGGTACGCGTAAAAAGCTGCGTGAGCAGATCGGACGCCGCAAGGCAGATCTCTGCGTTGCAACCGGCGGCAATGCATCGGCTATCGGCGAACTCGCATTTCAGATACTGGACACTGAATCGGCCACCTCCATCAGCCGCAAGCAATTGAAAAAACTGATCAAAAAACTCTCCAAACTCAGCTTTGAGGAGCGAATTCGCGATCTGGGGCTGAGACCTGATCGCGCCGATGTGATCCTACCAGCTGCCATGGTGTTCCATGAGATCATGAAGCTTTCACAGGCAAAGGAGATGGTAATGCCCGATGCCAGCCTGATGGATGGTATCGTGCTGGATATGATGGACAGTGAAGATCTCACCTTCCACTCACAACGCCGCAATCTCATCGCCTGGGCCCGTAGCCTGAAAAGCAAATACCATGTGGATCGCAAATATGGCAAAGAGGTTGCCGGTCTGGCACTGGTGCTGTTTGATCAGAGTCGCGAACTGCATGCCCTGAATCATCGTGATCGCCTGCTGCTTGAGGTCGCTGCCATGGTGCATGAGATCGGCATGTATGTGCGTGTTGGTGGCCATCACCGCCATGCCTCCTATCTGATCTCGGTGGCACCGCTTCTTGGTCTGAACGACAACGAAAAAAGTCTGCTCGCTCAGCTTGTGCGCTATCAGCGCAAAGGCCCTCCCTCTGACTCACATAAAGAGTTCTCTGAACTCTCAAAAAGTGCCCAGCTGAAGGTGTGGCAACTCAGCGCCCTGCTGCGCTTGGCCATCGCCCTGAACAAGGAGCGCCGCAACCGCATCAGCCGCCTCAGTTTGACTGTTGCGCCGGAAACTGCAGCCCTGCATATCGAAGGAAGCGGTGACATGCTGCTGGAACGCTGGGCAGCCCTTCAGACCGCAGACTATTTCAAAGAGGCCTTTGGCCTCTCACTGCACATCGACCTCGAACAGTCGAACTGA
- the ppk1 gene encoding polyphosphate kinase 1, whose amino-acid sequence MTEQPALPLEDKGLYLNRDLSILQFNRRVFEMACDLGIPLLERLKFLCISSTNMDEFFEVRVAAQKHRLAMGSLSKAADGLTAGEILSQVRGRVDALVTDQYQLLNDALLPALEEEGIRILRRSDWSEEQAVWIRRFFRRELLPLLTPIGLDPAHPFPRLLSKILNFVVSLEGKDAFGRESHYAIVQAPRSLPRVIRLPREIAGSGDHFVLLSSIIHAHVGDFFPGMEAKACHQFRITRNSGLLVDEEELVDLKQAVAGELLERRFSKEVRLEVSQRCPQELVDFLLHQFGLGQGDLYRVDGLVNLYRLAAIYNEVDRPDLKYPVFEAGVPAQLRDEESSVFEMIQQGDVLLHHPFQSFSPVVELLNQAASDPNVLVIKQTMYRVVPDSPLVDALVRAARANKEVVAVIELMARFNEEENIALANKLSAAGVQVVYGVVGYKTHCKMLMVVRREGRKLRRYVHLGTGNYHTVTSRFYTDFGLLSCDPELGEDVHKLFQQLTGLGKATRLKAMLSAPFTLHKGLIERIDREAETARAGGEARIRAKVNGLEEPEVIRALYRASQSGVKIDLIVRGICCLRPGIAGISENIRVRSVLGRFLEHTRIYYFHNGGETELFCASADWMSRNLLRRVETCFPVRDEVLKKELIASGLTPYFSDNVGAWQLKADGSYQRVQTRAQPKSAQLMLMRKLGTLKE is encoded by the coding sequence TTGACTGAACAACCAGCCCTGCCGCTTGAAGATAAAGGTCTCTATCTGAACCGTGACTTGAGCATACTGCAGTTCAACCGGCGTGTGTTTGAGATGGCCTGTGACCTGGGTATTCCATTGCTGGAACGTCTGAAATTCCTCTGTATCAGCAGTACCAATATGGATGAATTTTTCGAGGTGCGGGTAGCCGCCCAAAAACATCGTCTTGCCATGGGGTCTCTCTCTAAGGCTGCAGATGGGCTGACCGCCGGTGAGATTCTGTCGCAGGTGCGCGGCCGTGTGGATGCACTGGTGACGGATCAGTATCAACTGCTCAATGATGCACTGCTACCGGCACTGGAGGAGGAAGGCATCCGGATTCTACGCCGCAGTGACTGGAGTGAAGAGCAGGCTGTTTGGATTCGCCGCTTTTTCCGCCGTGAACTGTTGCCTCTGCTGACCCCGATCGGTTTGGATCCGGCGCATCCATTTCCACGCCTGCTGAGCAAGATTCTCAATTTCGTTGTCTCGCTGGAGGGTAAGGATGCCTTTGGTCGCGAGTCCCACTACGCCATCGTGCAGGCGCCGCGCTCACTGCCCCGCGTGATACGGTTGCCCAGAGAGATTGCCGGTTCTGGAGATCATTTTGTACTGCTCTCCTCGATCATTCATGCTCATGTCGGCGACTTTTTTCCCGGCATGGAGGCCAAAGCATGTCATCAGTTCCGTATTACACGTAACAGTGGCCTGCTAGTGGATGAGGAGGAGCTTGTAGATCTGAAGCAGGCGGTTGCCGGTGAGTTGCTGGAGCGTCGCTTCAGTAAGGAGGTGCGGCTGGAGGTGTCACAGCGCTGTCCACAGGAGTTGGTGGATTTTCTTCTGCATCAATTCGGACTGGGGCAGGGTGATCTCTACCGCGTGGATGGACTGGTTAACCTTTATCGACTTGCAGCCATTTATAATGAGGTCGACAGGCCCGATCTGAAATACCCGGTATTTGAAGCGGGCGTGCCAGCGCAGTTGCGCGATGAAGAGTCCAGCGTGTTTGAGATGATTCAGCAGGGTGATGTGCTGCTGCACCACCCTTTCCAGAGCTTTTCTCCGGTGGTTGAACTGCTCAATCAGGCTGCCTCAGATCCTAATGTGCTGGTGATTAAGCAGACGATGTACCGGGTGGTGCCCGATTCTCCGCTGGTGGATGCTCTGGTGCGGGCGGCGCGTGCCAACAAGGAGGTGGTGGCAGTTATCGAGCTGATGGCGCGCTTTAACGAAGAGGAGAATATTGCTCTGGCAAACAAGCTCTCAGCTGCCGGCGTGCAGGTGGTGTACGGGGTTGTTGGTTACAAAACGCACTGCAAGATGCTGATGGTGGTGCGCCGCGAAGGTCGTAAACTGCGCCGTTATGTTCATCTGGGTACAGGTAACTACCACACCGTCACCAGTCGTTTTTACACCGACTTTGGCCTGCTCAGTTGTGATCCGGAACTGGGTGAGGACGTGCATAAGCTGTTCCAGCAGCTGACCGGGCTTGGTAAAGCTACGCGTCTGAAGGCGATGCTGTCGGCACCGTTCACTTTGCATAAGGGGTTGATTGAACGTATTGACCGCGAGGCGGAAACAGCGCGTGCCGGAGGCGAGGCCAGGATTCGCGCCAAGGTCAACGGGCTTGAAGAGCCTGAGGTGATCAGGGCGCTCTATCGCGCTTCCCAATCAGGTGTAAAAATCGATCTGATTGTGCGCGGCATCTGCTGTTTGCGTCCGGGCATTGCCGGAATTTCCGAGAATATCCGTGTGCGTTCGGTATTGGGGCGTTTTCTTGAACACACACGTATCTACTATTTTCATAATGGCGGTGAGACGGAACTATTTTGTGCCAGTGCGGACTGGATGAGTCGCAATCTTCTCAGACGCGTGGAGACCTGTTTTCCTGTGCGTGACGAGGTGCTGAAAAAGGAACTGATTGCATCAGGGCTAACCCCATATTTTTCGGATAATGTTGGTGCATGGCAACTGAAAGCGGACGGCTCTTACCAGCGAGTACAAACGCGTGCGCAGCCGAAAAGTGCCCAGCTGATGTTGATGAGAAAGCTGGGTACGCTAAAGGAGTAG
- the xseA gene encoding exodeoxyribonuclease VII large subunit — MTPHSDDTVLSVTELTARIKQMLEQGFARVEVTGEVSRLTRPASGHLYFTIKDAHAAISAVVWRSAALRLKQMPEEGGEFIFTGHLSLYEPRGTYQLVVTRVEAAGAGRLAAEFERRKQEYAKRGWFDPSRKLTPPPLPTHIGIVTSPTAAAFEDVKKILATRPAWLQLTLSPCLVQGSSAPATIATAIRKLSTMASPPELILLVRGGGSIEDLWCFNDEATVKAIVDCHIPIISGIGHEIDTTLADFAADHRAATPSNAAELCCPSREELRERLPRLTSLASLLRQRLNRFHREIDSMCRREVSAWQRSLDSRYHISEQTRSRLNHAAHANVSRLRSPLRLIEKRLTPLQPGERLQQQRSDWSNREIALKQSLRNTLQQKKQSLDLHLRNLKNQQRQVELKRHRFELLNSKLNELDPTGVLKRGYSMSYRQDGRLITSAADLAIGDSMRVHFHDGTAQTEVKSLERKNP, encoded by the coding sequence GTGACTCCACATTCAGATGACACTGTATTATCCGTTACCGAACTGACCGCCCGTATCAAACAGATGCTGGAGCAGGGCTTTGCCAGGGTAGAAGTAACTGGCGAGGTATCGAGGCTCACACGCCCCGCTTCCGGGCACCTCTATTTCACCATCAAGGACGCACATGCTGCCATTTCAGCTGTGGTCTGGCGCTCAGCAGCCCTGCGACTGAAACAGATGCCTGAAGAGGGCGGCGAATTTATCTTTACTGGTCACCTCAGCCTCTACGAGCCGCGCGGCACCTACCAGCTTGTAGTAACGCGCGTTGAAGCCGCCGGCGCAGGCCGTCTGGCTGCAGAATTCGAGCGCCGAAAACAGGAGTATGCCAAACGCGGCTGGTTCGACCCCAGCCGCAAGCTGACCCCGCCTCCACTTCCCACCCATATCGGTATTGTCACATCCCCGACCGCAGCCGCATTTGAAGATGTCAAAAAGATACTGGCGACCCGTCCGGCATGGCTGCAGTTGACCCTCTCCCCCTGCCTCGTGCAGGGAAGCAGCGCCCCGGCAACCATTGCAACGGCCATCAGAAAACTCTCCACGATGGCCTCACCTCCAGAGCTGATCCTTCTGGTGCGCGGTGGTGGCAGCATTGAAGACCTGTGGTGTTTCAACGATGAGGCCACAGTCAAAGCCATTGTCGATTGCCACATTCCGATCATCTCCGGGATCGGCCATGAGATTGATACCACGCTGGCCGATTTTGCTGCAGATCATCGCGCCGCCACCCCTTCCAATGCAGCTGAGTTGTGCTGCCCTTCCAGAGAGGAGCTTCGTGAGCGACTACCGCGACTCACTTCCCTAGCCAGTCTGCTTCGTCAGCGCCTGAACAGATTCCATCGCGAGATTGATTCGATGTGTAGAAGAGAGGTCTCTGCATGGCAGCGAAGCCTGGATTCTCGCTACCATATCAGCGAACAGACGCGCTCGCGCCTGAACCATGCCGCGCATGCCAATGTCAGTCGTCTGCGTTCACCACTGCGTTTAATAGAGAAGCGTCTAACCCCCCTGCAACCGGGAGAGCGCCTGCAGCAGCAGCGCTCTGACTGGTCAAACAGAGAGATCGCCCTGAAACAGTCTCTGCGCAACACCCTGCAACAGAAAAAGCAGTCACTCGATCTTCACCTGCGGAATCTGAAAAACCAGCAACGTCAGGTTGAGCTGAAACGTCATCGTTTCGAACTACTTAACAGCAAACTCAATGAGCTTGATCCGACCGGCGTGCTCAAGCGCGGTTACAGCATGAGCTACAGGCAAGATGGAAGGCTGATCACCTCAGCAGCCGATCTTGCGATAGGAGACAGCATGCGGGTCCATTTCCATGATGGAACTGCGCAAACCGAGGTCAAATCTCTAGAGAGGAAAAACCCATGA
- a CDS encoding M23 family metallopeptidase, with protein sequence MKYLLGILLLTACCAGTANAATWQAVQGNVVTVEATVTTEHLRLWCFGKMWPVKKLGNGTWRGWIGVDLKKKPSDYPIEWSNGKQVMARDSLSVTEGKFRISHIQVTKKMAEFDTATLARIRSEVKALKATYVEKVAAAPDVRMFGRPTVGIESTPFGAQRYVNGEARSPHSGIDIAAPAGTLIETPLAGKVLLVADMYLNGNTVAIGHGNGLVSVFSHMQSASVRKGEWVDTHQVIGKVGSTGRATGPHLHWGVRFNTARVNPDSLL encoded by the coding sequence ATGAAATATCTGCTTGGTATCCTGCTCCTGACTGCCTGCTGCGCAGGCACGGCAAATGCAGCAACATGGCAGGCGGTTCAAGGCAATGTGGTCACCGTTGAGGCGACAGTTACGACGGAGCATCTGCGGCTCTGGTGCTTTGGCAAAATGTGGCCGGTCAAAAAACTTGGAAATGGCACCTGGCGGGGCTGGATCGGTGTCGATTTGAAAAAGAAACCGAGCGATTACCCGATTGAGTGGTCGAATGGCAAACAGGTCATGGCCAGAGATTCCCTGTCGGTCACCGAAGGCAAATTCCGTATTTCTCATATTCAGGTCACTAAAAAGATGGCTGAGTTCGACACCGCCACACTGGCCCGCATCCGCAGTGAAGTGAAGGCGCTGAAAGCCACCTATGTGGAAAAAGTTGCAGCAGCACCTGACGTCAGAATGTTTGGCAGGCCAACCGTCGGAATCGAATCAACCCCCTTCGGGGCTCAGCGTTATGTCAATGGCGAGGCGCGTTCGCCCCACTCCGGCATTGATATCGCTGCACCTGCGGGAACGTTGATCGAAACACCGCTGGCGGGAAAGGTTCTGCTGGTGGCGGATATGTACCTTAACGGTAACACTGTAGCCATCGGCCATGGAAATGGTTTAGTCTCTGTTTTTTCACATATGCAGTCTGCAAGTGTGAGAAAGGGTGAGTGGGTAGATACCCATCAGGTGATTGGAAAGGTTGGCTCCACAGGAAGGGCAACCGGCCCGCATCTGCACTGGGGGGTACGGTTTAATACGGCTCGCGTGAATCCAGATAGCCTGCTATAA
- a CDS encoding response regulator, with amino-acid sequence MELKALIIDDEDSVQSILTAFLNRYVSEKGKQSNITSMSDPVQSLFELTTHGDQYQLVLLDVRIPKLSGDEIYSSLEQVNPEILNRILFVTGYPEDLHDRFPDNTFNILQKPFRYNSFSEKLDEMFG; translated from the coding sequence ATGGAATTAAAAGCACTTATTATTGATGATGAAGATAGTGTTCAGAGTATCCTGACTGCTTTCCTTAACCGGTATGTCAGTGAAAAAGGGAAGCAGAGTAACATCACAAGCATGAGTGATCCGGTACAGAGTCTTTTTGAACTGACCACCCATGGTGACCAGTACCAGCTTGTCCTGCTGGATGTGCGCATTCCAAAACTGAGTGGTGATGAGATATACAGTTCTCTTGAACAGGTAAACCCCGAAATTCTGAACCGCATTCTGTTTGTTACCGGCTACCCTGAAGACCTGCATGACCGTTTCCCCGACAACACGTTCAATATCCTGCAAAAGCCGTTCCGCTATAACAGCTTTTCTGAAAAACTGGATGAAATGTTCGGCTAA
- a CDS encoding SPOR domain-containing protein, whose protein sequence is MTEQTTWQASAIEHRSAWIFALCCLLLILIASLKPDLFEFSQEEVALPEQVEDTARDSDALAERIAPPVEEPAEAVKSTPEIEQPKAVVIPAKPVTSNRVITKKPAVKAVSSKTSSTPASGYYVQLGAFGEKPRAQGLVDQLKRQGWNAVISAKPNGLHAVWAGPKKDHAEAEKLQKAIEKKMKTKGFIVQQKGA, encoded by the coding sequence ATGACAGAACAGACAACCTGGCAGGCATCGGCCATTGAACATCGTTCAGCATGGATTTTTGCTCTCTGCTGCCTGCTTCTTATTCTGATAGCCTCTCTTAAGCCCGATCTGTTTGAATTCTCACAGGAAGAGGTGGCTCTGCCTGAGCAGGTTGAGGATACGGCAAGAGATTCAGACGCTCTGGCTGAACGGATTGCACCACCTGTTGAGGAGCCGGCCGAAGCAGTAAAATCGACCCCCGAGATCGAGCAGCCTAAAGCTGTGGTTATCCCAGCAAAACCTGTCACATCGAACAGGGTGATTACAAAGAAACCGGCAGTGAAGGCTGTGAGCAGCAAAACCAGCTCTACCCCAGCCTCTGGTTACTATGTCCAGCTGGGCGCATTCGGCGAAAAACCTCGAGCCCAGGGGCTGGTCGACCAGCTTAAACGTCAGGGCTGGAATGCCGTCATCTCAGCAAAACCAAATGGCCTGCATGCAGTCTGGGCCGGGCCGAAAAAAGATCACGCTGAAGCTGAAAAGCTACAGAAGGCGATTGAAAAGAAAATGAAAACCAAAGGTTTTATCGTTCAGCAGAAAGGCGCATGA
- a CDS encoding gamma-glutamyltransferase family protein, protein MNRDRKGMVAAGHPATAEAGAAILKEGGNAVDAAIAAITTSFIAEPVLTAPGGGGFMLIADTSNRSILYDGFAHMPLGSALTGIKPELKAVPIDFGDTTQTFHVGQGAVGTPSLLAMLFHAHKEHGKLPLAEVLAPGVDAARSGIRLNHLQASFVKLLKPILTDTPECRSLYAPVQQGTQISELWREGDSFRNPDLANTLEMLTIEGIKEMYHGDLAKEIVKACTPYGLLGMEDMRAEQVHIRKPLAIEVLGGTLLTNPPPSSGGLLIAFATAVLDRLMQETSDMPWPILVAEGLRAASLLRREGLDSRIHDLQISEQILEPKHLIEAIAKIHNRFLTLNDDEEVREPDNRHGSTTHISVVDRDGMAVSMTSSNGEGSGIVVPGTGIHLNNMLGEEDINPLGFHALAGGATLSSMMAPSIFLENGKPSLVLGSGGSNRLRGAILQALLRYRLLGQDIESAVHAPRLHNEGCELDIEPGFLGDHERELLISLGWRLRDWQKPSVYFGGVHAIIRNPTGNLHGCGDPRRGGAIAFA, encoded by the coding sequence ATGAACAGGGACAGAAAGGGCATGGTTGCAGCCGGCCATCCGGCTACTGCAGAAGCGGGTGCAGCCATTCTGAAAGAGGGCGGCAACGCCGTTGATGCCGCTATTGCAGCCATCACCACCTCATTTATTGCCGAACCTGTCCTGACTGCACCGGGTGGCGGTGGATTCATGCTGATCGCCGACACTTCAAATCGTTCCATCCTCTACGACGGCTTTGCCCACATGCCTCTGGGGTCGGCACTCACCGGTATCAAGCCTGAACTCAAAGCCGTTCCAATCGATTTCGGCGATACAACTCAAACCTTCCATGTCGGTCAGGGTGCGGTCGGCACACCTTCACTTTTGGCGATGCTGTTTCACGCCCATAAAGAACATGGCAAGTTGCCGCTTGCCGAGGTGCTGGCTCCCGGAGTCGATGCAGCCAGAAGCGGCATTCGCCTTAATCACCTACAGGCTTCATTTGTCAAACTCCTCAAACCCATTCTCACCGACACCCCTGAATGCCGCTCGCTCTATGCCCCTGTGCAACAAGGCACCCAGATCAGCGAACTTTGGCGTGAGGGTGACTCCTTTCGCAATCCCGACCTGGCCAACACTCTGGAGATGCTTACCATAGAAGGCATCAAAGAGATGTACCATGGCGACCTGGCAAAAGAGATCGTCAAGGCATGCACGCCCTACGGACTGCTAGGTATGGAGGATATGCGTGCTGAGCAGGTACATATTCGCAAGCCTCTGGCCATAGAGGTGCTCGGCGGCACCCTGCTGACCAACCCGCCCCCCTCATCAGGCGGCCTTCTGATTGCATTTGCTACGGCGGTGCTCGACCGCCTGATGCAGGAAACATCGGATATGCCGTGGCCGATACTGGTGGCTGAAGGGCTTCGTGCTGCGAGCCTGTTGCGCCGAGAAGGGCTGGATAGTCGCATTCACGATCTCCAGATCAGCGAACAGATACTCGAGCCCAAGCACCTGATAGAGGCTATAGCGAAAATCCACAACCGTTTCCTGACCCTCAATGATGATGAGGAGGTGAGAGAACCGGACAACCGCCACGGCAGTACAACCCACATCAGCGTAGTCGATAGAGACGGCATGGCGGTCTCCATGACCAGCAGCAATGGCGAGGGTTCAGGCATTGTCGTCCCGGGCACCGGCATCCACCTCAACAACATGCTTGGCGAAGAGGATATCAACCCGCTCGGCTTCCATGCCTTGGCCGGTGGTGCCACACTCTCATCGATGATGGCACCCTCAATCTTTCTGGAAAATGGCAAACCTTCGCTCGTCCTTGGTAGCGGTGGCTCCAACCGGCTGCGGGGCGCCATCCTGCAGGCGCTGCTGCGTTACAGGCTACTGGGTCAGGATATCGAGTCGGCCGTTCATGCACCGCGCCTTCACAATGAAGGTTGTGAGCTGGATATCGAGCCTGGATTTCTCGGCGACCATGAGCGGGAGCTACTAATCTCACTCGGCTGGCGGCTGCGCGACTGGCAGAAGCCGAGTGTCTATTTCGGTGGCGTGCATGCCATCATTCGCAATCCGACCGGCAATCTGCACGGCTGTGGCGATCCGCGCCGTGGCGGCGCCATCGCCTTCGCATGA
- the folK gene encoding 2-amino-4-hydroxy-6-hydroxymethyldihydropteridine diphosphokinase — MSKAFIAFGGNLGDVKAAFISARSMIEALPDTKLIQSSLLYRTPPVGPTGQPDYLNAVIAIEIGLAPLELLDALQAIELAHGRRRKEHWGARTLDLDIIAIDTETIEMERLTVPHPFMFERQFVLRPLCDLAPEWQHPELGQTVAERLKEVIAAGEVPLSGGMHGNSDGWTFWQEATGSMPYCYRGRYRRWQDHADPEAC; from the coding sequence ATGAGCAAAGCTTTCATCGCCTTCGGCGGCAACCTCGGTGATGTTAAAGCCGCATTTATTTCCGCCCGCAGTATGATTGAAGCATTGCCTGACACGAAGCTCATCCAATCATCCCTGCTCTATCGAACCCCGCCAGTGGGGCCTACCGGCCAGCCGGACTACCTCAATGCGGTGATCGCCATCGAGATAGGCTTGGCGCCCCTTGAGCTGCTTGATGCACTGCAGGCCATTGAACTGGCGCATGGAAGGAGGCGTAAAGAGCACTGGGGAGCACGCACCCTTGACCTCGACATCATCGCTATAGACACGGAAACCATTGAGATGGAACGGCTAACTGTTCCGCACCCGTTTATGTTCGAGCGCCAGTTCGTGTTACGCCCCCTTTGCGATCTGGCTCCGGAGTGGCAACATCCAGAACTTGGACAGACAGTAGCCGAACGATTGAAGGAAGTGATCGCCGCCGGTGAAGTGCCACTATCCGGGGGGATGCATGGTAACAGTGATGGATGGACGTTTTGGCAAGAGGCCACTGGATCAATGCCATATTGCTATCGAGGGCGCTATCGGCGTTGGCAAGACCACGCTGACCCGGAAGCTTGCTGA
- a CDS encoding deoxynucleoside kinase has translation MVTVMDGRFGKRPLDQCHIAIEGAIGVGKTTLTRKLAEKLGTATFFEQVDDNPFIELFYQDPSRHALSVQLSFLFSRLKQWQSLHQQDLFTQGIVSDYLFAKDHIFATVTLSDEELGLYEQVAKLVTVDLHKPDLVIYLQSDPRVIMDRIRGRNRPIERGIQSDYLQKVIAAYDQFFFHYQETPLLVVQTDRMNFAENDDAIDELIKRIGNMHSQTEFWASYS, from the coding sequence ATGGTAACAGTGATGGATGGACGTTTTGGCAAGAGGCCACTGGATCAATGCCATATTGCTATCGAGGGCGCTATCGGCGTTGGCAAGACCACGCTGACCCGGAAGCTTGCTGAAAAACTTGGGACCGCCACCTTTTTCGAGCAGGTTGATGACAATCCCTTTATCGAACTCTTCTACCAGGACCCATCCCGTCATGCACTCTCGGTGCAGCTCTCCTTCCTCTTTTCGCGCCTGAAGCAGTGGCAGTCGCTGCATCAGCAGGATCTGTTTACCCAGGGCATTGTCAGTGACTACCTCTTCGCCAAGGATCATATCTTCGCCACAGTCACCCTCTCCGACGAAGAGCTGGGGCTGTACGAGCAGGTGGCCAAACTTGTAACGGTTGACCTGCACAAACCCGATCTGGTGATCTACCTGCAGTCTGACCCGCGTGTAATTATGGATCGCATTCGCGGCCGCAACCGCCCGATAGAGCGCGGCATTCAATCCGACTACCTGCAGAAGGTCATTGCTGCCTACGATCAGTTCTTTTTCCATTATCAGGAAACCCCGCTACTGGTTGTGCAGACCGACCGCATGAATTTCGCCGAAAACGATGATGCGATTGATGAGCTGATCAAACGAATTGGCAATATGCATTCACAAACTGAATTCTGGGCCAGTTACTCCTGA
- a CDS encoding glycerophosphodiester phosphodiesterase family protein: MTPSLFLVAHRGDHEHEIENTLAAFDAAAKAGALYIECDIQFTKDFMPVIVHDSRLETGRVSELARNELPPHIPTFDAVLKWLEHSPAITLFIEIKLPVLQRRSARSVARTLHTMIPEPLLKRIVPISMSAKLVEVCSREFNGSAGWVMESGRSPEGPFTYLFFPWQNSDQARQWHHRGVKTVAYTVNSPEQASALHAGGIDLIETNHFSRLQRALQKSGSTPK; the protein is encoded by the coding sequence ATGACCCCATCCCTCTTTCTCGTTGCACACCGCGGCGATCATGAACATGAAATCGAAAACACACTTGCCGCTTTCGATGCGGCAGCAAAAGCAGGAGCGCTCTATATCGAGTGCGATATCCAGTTCACTAAAGATTTCATGCCGGTCATTGTCCATGACAGCCGTTTAGAAACCGGAAGGGTATCCGAGCTGGCACGGAATGAACTTCCCCCGCACATCCCAACATTCGATGCAGTGCTGAAGTGGCTGGAGCATTCACCGGCGATCACCCTGTTCATCGAGATCAAGTTGCCGGTCCTGCAAAGGCGATCGGCCAGATCCGTCGCCAGAACCCTACACACCATGATTCCGGAACCCCTGCTGAAGCGGATTGTCCCGATCAGCATGTCGGCAAAGCTGGTTGAGGTGTGCAGTCGGGAGTTCAATGGTTCGGCCGGCTGGGTTATGGAGTCGGGTCGGTCCCCCGAGGGCCCCTTCACATACCTCTTTTTTCCATGGCAAAATAGCGACCAGGCAAGGCAGTGGCATCACCGGGGAGTCAAGACCGTGGCTTATACAGTAAACAGTCCGGAACAGGCATCAGCCTTGCACGCAGGCGGCATCGACCTGATCGAAACCAATCACTTCTCTCGCCTTCAAAGGGCACTGCAAAAGAGCGGCTCCACGCCGAAGTGA